Proteins encoded together in one uncultured Sphaerochaeta sp. window:
- a CDS encoding ABC transporter ATP-binding protein: protein MINALSIEHLSFTYQSWTGKQNDPLFRGLSLQIPTGSKTLLLAPFNRGKTTLAKIICGVCPKYFSGELEGEIHLYGKSLGDLDPWDLLPVCTYVSQNPQEQFVATSVEEEIAFPLESMGIDRETMKARIEEAITQWGLQDLRTSSEQELSGGERKRVLLATMQAIDASFWLLDEAFDDLDQHWRDQLKDLITTSNKTVLVLASRYLGEFDDLFDQVLLLDEGVVVKGETNTLLPRFAHLCGDDLPSPLKKEHVLSSQRRMLSCQSLQAERSRVSTTESGHFTLEVPHFELQSGELVTLVGPNGSGKSSFSRLLCGLDTPLSGQIVIDGKQHEGKQLSKRVGYLFQSPDLQIFLPTVAEELSWSLKRRSDLSRKEVEKQVAACAELFSLDLDDTPTTMSYPLRKALQAAVYYLLDRPFYILDELDSALTYQSALSIIAHLRHNGAGILLITHDRQFADKVAQRSYTIEDGRLSAV from the coding sequence ATGATCAACGCACTCTCCATTGAGCATCTCTCTTTCACCTACCAGTCATGGACAGGAAAACAGAATGATCCACTCTTTCGTGGGCTCTCTCTGCAGATTCCTACAGGAAGCAAGACTCTCTTGCTTGCTCCCTTCAACAGGGGGAAGACTACGCTCGCCAAGATCATTTGTGGGGTCTGCCCCAAATATTTCTCGGGAGAACTGGAGGGTGAGATACATCTCTATGGGAAATCACTTGGAGATCTGGATCCCTGGGATCTCCTTCCTGTATGCACCTATGTCTCCCAGAACCCCCAAGAGCAGTTTGTAGCTACCTCGGTTGAGGAAGAGATTGCGTTCCCCCTTGAGTCGATGGGCATTGATAGAGAAACCATGAAGGCACGAATCGAGGAAGCAATCACACAGTGGGGACTCCAGGATTTGAGAACCAGTAGTGAGCAGGAGCTCAGTGGAGGGGAACGCAAAAGGGTGCTCCTTGCCACGATGCAGGCTATTGATGCCTCCTTCTGGTTGCTCGACGAAGCCTTCGATGATCTGGATCAACATTGGAGAGACCAACTCAAAGACTTGATAACAACGAGCAACAAGACAGTGCTGGTGCTTGCAAGCCGGTATCTTGGTGAGTTTGATGACCTTTTTGACCAGGTTCTCTTACTCGATGAAGGAGTTGTTGTAAAAGGGGAGACAAACACCTTGCTTCCTCGCTTTGCGCACCTCTGTGGTGATGATCTTCCCAGCCCACTGAAAAAAGAACACGTATTATCTTCCCAAAGACGAATGCTCTCTTGCCAGTCACTCCAAGCCGAGCGGAGCAGGGTAAGCACAACCGAGAGTGGCCATTTTACACTGGAAGTACCTCATTTTGAACTGCAAAGTGGAGAGTTGGTAACCCTTGTCGGACCAAACGGGAGTGGCAAGAGTTCTTTCAGTCGCTTGCTCTGTGGCTTGGATACTCCCCTATCCGGACAGATTGTCATTGATGGAAAACAACATGAGGGAAAGCAACTGTCCAAACGGGTAGGGTACTTATTCCAGAGTCCGGACCTACAGATTTTTCTTCCTACGGTTGCAGAAGAGCTCTCTTGGTCATTGAAACGTCGCTCTGACCTGTCCAGGAAAGAAGTAGAGAAGCAGGTAGCTGCTTGTGCTGAACTGTTCTCCCTCGATCTTGATGATACCCCCACTACCATGAGCTATCCACTGCGAAAGGCGCTCCAGGCAGCAGTGTACTATCTTCTTGACCGTCCCTTCTATATTCTGGATGAACTCGACAGTGCCTTGACCTATCAAAGTGCGCTTTCCATCATTGCCCACTTGCGACATAATGGGGCAGGAATCTTACTCATCACCCATGACCGGCAATTTGCCGACAAGGTAGCGCAACGTTCCTATACGATTGAGGATGGGAGGCTGAGCGCAGTATGA
- a CDS encoding lysophospholipid acyltransferase family protein, translating to MKKIRIAFAGLFVIPIIALSLVYAFPLGYLLRLLGFRKAGDRYLRACGHFIGSSIIFFLGIKVHVDGKENLPPEQSVCYMANHQSMLDIAAFVGPVNLWASIMAKAEVKRIPVINLWCYALDCVFINRISPRDAINAILRGVELLKSGKSMLIFPEGTRSKSGSIGELKKGSLKLATRSNSVIVPMTIKGLRAGLEQLHGFKRVHAYVSIGKPIYTNNLSTEELATLHETVYGTIAKRFDELPGQV from the coding sequence ATGAAGAAGATACGCATAGCATTTGCAGGATTATTTGTAATCCCAATTATAGCGCTTTCACTTGTGTATGCATTTCCTCTTGGTTACCTGTTGCGCCTCCTGGGCTTCAGAAAAGCTGGGGATCGATATTTGCGTGCTTGTGGACACTTTATTGGTAGTTCGATCATTTTCTTCTTAGGGATTAAGGTCCATGTTGATGGAAAGGAGAACCTTCCACCGGAGCAGTCAGTATGCTACATGGCAAACCATCAGAGCATGCTCGACATAGCTGCCTTCGTAGGGCCGGTCAATCTTTGGGCATCCATCATGGCAAAGGCAGAAGTTAAACGGATTCCTGTCATCAATCTTTGGTGTTATGCCTTGGACTGTGTCTTCATCAACCGAATCAGTCCACGAGATGCCATCAATGCCATTCTCAGGGGTGTAGAACTTCTCAAGAGTGGAAAAAGTATGTTGATCTTCCCCGAGGGAACAAGAAGCAAGAGTGGGAGCATCGGAGAATTGAAAAAAGGGAGTCTGAAACTCGCTACTCGCTCAAACTCTGTTATTGTGCCCATGACCATCAAGGGGTTGCGTGCTGGGTTAGAACAGTTGCATGGCTTTAAGCGTGTTCACGCATATGTCTCCATTGGAAAACCAATCTACACGAACAATCTGAGCACTGAAGAGCTTGCAACGCTTCATGAAACGGTCTATGGAACCATCGCCAAACGGTTTGACGAACTTCCCGGCCAAGTCTAA
- a CDS encoding ABC transporter ATP-binding protein gives MLKRFIAYYRPYKGLFFLDMGVAIFASILSILFPTLTRQLLRVEIPDQNLKNMVIIFGFMLLIYILQAICQYIRVTWGHILGVKMETDMRSELFGHLQKLSFGFFDKTKTGHMMSRITNDLFQITEMAHHAPEDLIISVATILGSYILMFSYSVPLALVSLIPLPIMVFYGVYYGIRMKATFRRVRRTVADVNSNVENSLMGIREVKSYGRESYQEAKFNHVNDILRDSKMEQYKVMGSYHSILGFFRELYYFCTIAGGTLLIFMGKVQSYDLVTFILYVGVVLPPIDRLINFTEQLQQGMASFERFTQVMDEHPDIQDVKDAKSLKIQDGTVSFDHVSFSYENSPEVILKDVDITVPGGSTYALVGESGAGKSTFASLIPRFYEPSEGKVMIDGQDIRELTQHSLRQNIGFVQQNVFLFDDTIRENLKYGKVDATDDQLWLALDAANLGDFVRSLPLGLDTQVGERGTLLSGGQKQRISIARVFLKNPQILIFDEATSSLDTESEELINEAFHRLSKGRTAIVIAHRLTTVKHADCILVLDEGKLVESGTHEQLLAIDGQYAKLYKTQDFS, from the coding sequence ATGCTCAAACGGTTCATCGCCTACTATCGTCCATACAAGGGATTGTTTTTCCTTGATATGGGGGTGGCAATTTTTGCTTCAATCCTTTCGATTCTCTTTCCCACCTTGACCAGACAACTGCTCAGGGTGGAGATCCCTGACCAGAATCTGAAGAATATGGTCATCATCTTTGGCTTTATGCTCCTCATCTACATATTGCAGGCAATCTGTCAGTATATTCGGGTGACCTGGGGACATATTCTTGGGGTAAAGATGGAGACCGATATGCGAAGCGAATTGTTCGGTCACTTGCAGAAACTCTCCTTCGGGTTCTTTGACAAGACCAAGACCGGGCATATGATGAGTCGTATCACCAATGACTTATTCCAGATCACCGAGATGGCTCACCATGCTCCTGAGGATTTGATCATCAGCGTTGCTACCATTCTGGGTTCTTACATCCTTATGTTCAGCTACAGTGTTCCTCTTGCCCTGGTTTCCCTTATACCCCTGCCGATCATGGTGTTCTACGGGGTGTATTATGGAATACGCATGAAGGCAACCTTTCGTCGAGTACGACGAACCGTTGCTGACGTGAACAGCAATGTAGAGAACTCCTTGATGGGGATCAGAGAGGTCAAATCATATGGCCGTGAGTCCTACCAAGAAGCCAAATTCAACCACGTCAACGATATCCTGCGTGACAGCAAGATGGAGCAGTACAAGGTGATGGGAAGTTATCACTCCATCTTGGGGTTTTTCCGTGAGCTCTACTACTTCTGTACCATCGCCGGGGGAACGTTGTTGATATTCATGGGAAAAGTGCAGTCCTATGATTTGGTCACCTTCATTCTCTATGTTGGTGTAGTGCTCCCTCCCATTGATCGCCTGATCAACTTCACTGAGCAATTGCAGCAAGGCATGGCAAGCTTTGAGCGATTCACCCAGGTGATGGATGAACACCCGGACATCCAGGATGTGAAGGATGCAAAGAGCCTGAAAATCCAGGATGGGACAGTCAGTTTCGACCATGTCTCATTCTCCTATGAAAACTCTCCAGAGGTAATCCTCAAGGATGTGGATATCACGGTTCCAGGCGGTTCTACCTATGCATTGGTAGGCGAGTCAGGAGCTGGAAAAAGTACCTTTGCCAGCTTGATACCACGCTTCTATGAGCCAAGCGAAGGCAAGGTGATGATTGATGGGCAAGATATTCGTGAACTAACACAGCACTCCCTCAGGCAGAATATTGGGTTTGTCCAGCAGAATGTATTTCTCTTCGATGACACAATTCGGGAGAACTTGAAGTACGGAAAGGTTGATGCAACCGATGATCAGCTCTGGCTGGCACTCGATGCAGCAAACCTTGGAGACTTTGTTCGTTCACTCCCACTTGGACTCGATACCCAGGTAGGGGAGAGAGGTACGCTGCTCTCCGGTGGGCAGAAACAACGAATTTCCATTGCACGGGTATTCCTGAAAAATCCTCAGATTCTCATATTTGATGAGGCAACCAGCAGCTTGGATACAGAGAGTGAAGAGTTGATCAATGAAGCCTTCCACCGACTGTCCAAGGGTCGTACAGCCATTGTTATTGCCCATCGTCTGACAACCGTCAAACATGCAGATTGCATCTTGGTCCTTGATGAGGGTAAACTGGTAGAGTCTGGAACCCATGAGCAGTTGCTTGCAATCGATGGCCAGTATGCAAAACTCTACAAGACACAGGACTTTTCTTAG
- a CDS encoding DEAD/DEAH box helicase — MKFTELPLSEQVLKGIETAGFSDCTNVQEKVLPTSLSRRDVMVQSMTGSGKTAVYVLTILESFVQAIKAGKGKPKALIVAPTRELAVQIEEDTILLGSGIEDLTIGSFFGGVGYGKQDEILEKGCDIFVCTPGRILDYQKMHKIDFREFDIFVVDEADRMFDMGFYPDIQKMFSLLRDCTERQTMLFSATLSTKVRNLAWSFMNEPAEIEVNPEEITVKAITQELFHVAKDEKFSLFLQLLKKENPENCLVFTNTKARCIEVSKRLSLNGYPTKYLMGDLPQSKRLQTIDRMKEGKIRFLVATDVAARGLQIDDLELVVNYDIPDDFENYVHRIGRTARAGKSGKSITFADEEYVFNLEAVENFIQMKIPVIWPEEGDLEPVEDKSASYSFRDLVRDDEYGGRPSRGPRSGSKPSRGGSRGPRKGKPQSSGRPKRAKDERDNKPRGPRPERQERAQEPQRRRRPGSKSYAEIQNLSLEERLSYYKQQYKSEGGQIPEGAPEAKKSQPAVKKESPVRKDPAPKPSVTQKQETTQTKKKQNFFTRLFRRNK; from the coding sequence ATGAAATTTACCGAATTACCCTTAAGTGAGCAAGTGCTCAAAGGCATCGAGACTGCAGGCTTTAGTGACTGTACCAATGTACAGGAAAAAGTACTCCCCACAAGCCTCTCTCGTCGTGATGTCATGGTCCAGTCAATGACTGGAAGCGGAAAAACCGCAGTGTATGTGTTGACGATTCTTGAATCGTTTGTCCAGGCCATAAAGGCTGGAAAGGGCAAACCAAAGGCATTGATTGTTGCTCCAACCCGTGAATTGGCTGTTCAGATTGAGGAAGATACCATCCTCCTGGGATCTGGTATCGAAGACCTCACGATCGGAAGTTTCTTTGGTGGTGTAGGATACGGGAAGCAGGATGAAATCCTGGAGAAGGGGTGTGATATTTTTGTCTGTACCCCTGGTCGTATTCTTGACTACCAGAAGATGCATAAGATCGACTTCAGAGAATTTGACATCTTTGTAGTTGATGAGGCAGACCGAATGTTCGATATGGGTTTCTATCCCGATATCCAGAAGATGTTCAGCTTGCTTCGTGATTGCACAGAACGACAGACGATGTTGTTCTCAGCAACGCTCAGTACAAAGGTACGTAACCTTGCCTGGTCGTTCATGAATGAACCAGCTGAGATTGAGGTTAATCCTGAAGAAATTACCGTTAAAGCAATCACCCAGGAGTTGTTTCACGTTGCAAAAGATGAGAAATTCTCGCTTTTTCTACAACTCCTGAAAAAAGAGAATCCTGAAAACTGTCTGGTATTCACCAATACCAAGGCACGATGCATTGAGGTCTCTAAGCGGCTTTCACTGAATGGATACCCGACCAAGTACCTGATGGGAGACCTGCCACAATCAAAGCGGTTGCAGACAATCGACCGCATGAAGGAAGGCAAGATTAGATTCCTTGTGGCAACTGATGTTGCAGCCCGCGGGTTGCAGATTGATGACTTGGAATTGGTTGTCAATTACGACATCCCTGATGATTTTGAGAACTACGTTCACCGTATCGGCCGTACAGCCCGTGCCGGCAAGAGTGGTAAATCCATTACCTTCGCAGATGAAGAGTATGTATTCAACCTTGAAGCAGTAGAGAACTTCATTCAGATGAAGATTCCCGTAATCTGGCCTGAGGAGGGCGACCTTGAACCCGTCGAGGACAAGAGCGCCTCATACTCCTTCAGGGACTTGGTAAGGGATGACGAGTATGGTGGGCGTCCGAGTCGCGGACCTAGAAGTGGGTCAAAACCTTCCCGTGGTGGGTCCAGAGGCCCCAGGAAAGGGAAGCCACAATCTTCTGGCCGTCCAAAGCGTGCAAAAGATGAGCGAGACAACAAACCCAGAGGCCCAAGACCTGAAAGACAGGAGAGAGCACAGGAACCTCAAAGACGTCGTCGTCCAGGCTCCAAAAGCTACGCAGAGATCCAGAATCTCTCACTTGAGGAGCGATTGTCCTACTACAAACAGCAGTACAAGAGTGAAGGTGGCCAGATCCCTGAAGGAGCCCCTGAGGCCAAGAAGAGCCAGCCTGCTGTGAAGAAGGAGAGTCCTGTAAGAAAAGACCCTGCCCCTAAGCCGTCTGTTACTCAGAAGCAGGAGACCACCCAGACGAAGAAGAAACAGAATTTCTTCACCCGGTTGTTCAGGAGAAACAAGTAG
- a CDS encoding aminotransferase class IV — protein MVGEHAVYNGKIILQSEAVVPVTQREIQSGFYVYESLRVIQAHPVHLEDHLLRLENSANLIHLDYPFSREEIGTWVHALIEVDLVEKASLRIQIYGGKQPQLFITTSEILTYPESFYTEGVKSLTYEGERLLPGAKTGNLLLNYLALEEARRQGCFEALLVDEEQKILEGTRSNFFAIKDRQLFTAQDEKVLLGITRDRVIKAAKLLGLQIRYEAPSLNKVVGGFYDELFISATSMAAMPISHVNGNIVGKTYSVTREISSLVRQWELED, from the coding sequence ATGGTTGGAGAACATGCCGTTTACAACGGAAAAATCATATTACAAAGTGAAGCAGTAGTACCGGTAACCCAGAGAGAGATCCAGTCAGGGTTTTATGTGTATGAGTCCCTTAGGGTCATTCAGGCACACCCTGTGCATCTGGAGGACCACCTCCTGAGGCTTGAGAACTCTGCAAATCTTATACATCTTGACTATCCGTTCAGTCGGGAAGAGATTGGTACCTGGGTACATGCTCTGATCGAGGTGGATCTGGTTGAGAAAGCATCACTGAGAATCCAGATCTATGGAGGCAAGCAACCACAGCTGTTCATCACCACGAGTGAGATACTGACCTATCCAGAATCCTTCTATACAGAAGGTGTGAAATCACTCACGTATGAAGGAGAGAGACTGCTTCCTGGAGCAAAGACGGGGAATCTCCTTTTGAACTATCTTGCCCTGGAAGAAGCCAGGAGACAGGGATGCTTTGAAGCACTCCTGGTTGATGAGGAACAGAAAATCCTGGAGGGAACACGTTCCAACTTCTTTGCGATCAAGGATAGGCAGCTCTTCACCGCACAAGATGAGAAGGTCTTGCTGGGTATAACCCGGGATCGGGTTATCAAGGCAGCAAAGCTGTTGGGTTTGCAGATACGCTACGAAGCACCTTCTCTGAACAAAGTGGTTGGTGGTTTCTATGATGAGCTGTTTATCTCCGCAACCAGCATGGCTGCAATGCCAATTTCACACGTCAATGGAAACATTGTTGGAAAGACTTATAGCGTAACCCGTGAGATCAGCAGTCTTGTCAGGCAGTGGGAGCTGGAGGATTAA
- a CDS encoding DNA translocase FtsK codes for MKEGRGKGSLVAGVVCLLLTLLVGALEVLPPLGIELSVVTWASSLLNRFFSFTVSPAPFSLVPLAVLLGLWTIMIFTFRVKNRFLYVLIPLTGIMAYTLYSLSHLMQGSTRPILIRTIPEDLRSASFRVVLIFFVEMALFVMLTLIGDGMKRYKIARAEMGKVKKEKRERKKGHSSKDQETPEDEEETITLSKKPVEAEEVVEGVSFADQQVAFPHIADVPSLESLSRKHTPSDRKTPLEDTIAVKEMQVGKVSIGALHTLGEERKRNNGLTYLERKQRELEAQKKEAETHPQPKEEEKHKKEPVQLSGFLQGALEAVGKAPRKNNARRNEPQGKVKSMLAQAVEEQQGKREEPPAKPSQHMNVRERILSVRYEPKEKEERPPNREVADPFFRPNQPKTESPLPVTPKSEMTPEPGFAPKSTAQPTGGGELVGEAVQTESKEHEEDPLESASGVGGLSSKREGSALINRKRITYQYPDESILVTYPQIGDVVDEQTVNQGKLLVATLEQFNINVELTNIVRGPTVTMFELLPAPGVRVNSIVNLSDNIALALAATQVRIVAPIPGKSAVGVEIPNIKRDIIGFREMLPSLTASLGIPMVLGRSLMGDPVVVDVIKAPHLLIAGSTGSGKSVCVNSLICSVLFRRSPKQVRMILVDPKIVELNIYNGIPHLLTPVITDAKKTLKALDFCLYEMDRRYKLLQALSVRNIIGYNEKIESSRLAREKLPYILVVIDEFADLMHLVGKDMESKVSRLAAMSRAVGIHLVLATQRPSVDVITGVIKNNIPTRIAFAVTSSTDSRIILDEPGADKLLGKGDMLYMSSSSPATERIQGSFLSDNEVEQVVAFVSSQGEPEYIDESFFEDDEPKASESSDDDAADSNDDEELMERALAIVVERKCASASYLQRRLKIGYNRAARMVEQMEELGYVGPPNGSKPRELIKYP; via the coding sequence GTGAAGGAAGGTAGAGGAAAAGGTTCTCTTGTTGCAGGGGTGGTTTGCCTCTTATTGACGCTATTGGTAGGTGCGTTGGAAGTTTTGCCGCCTCTCGGAATTGAACTCAGCGTAGTCACCTGGGCAAGTTCCCTTCTTAATCGTTTCTTCTCCTTTACCGTTTCCCCAGCACCCTTTTCTCTCGTGCCACTTGCTGTACTGCTTGGCCTCTGGACGATCATGATTTTTACTTTCAGAGTCAAAAATCGCTTTCTCTATGTATTAATCCCCCTTACCGGAATTATGGCCTATACGCTCTATTCCCTTAGCCATCTTATGCAGGGAAGTACTCGCCCAATCCTGATACGAACCATACCGGAGGATCTTCGTAGTGCGTCTTTCCGTGTGGTGCTTATCTTCTTCGTCGAAATGGCTCTCTTTGTTATGCTCACCTTAATCGGGGACGGAATGAAACGGTACAAGATAGCCAGAGCAGAGATGGGCAAGGTTAAAAAAGAAAAGCGAGAAAGGAAGAAAGGACACAGTTCTAAAGACCAAGAAACTCCTGAGGACGAAGAGGAAACCATTACCCTCAGCAAGAAACCCGTAGAAGCCGAAGAGGTTGTTGAAGGGGTAAGCTTTGCAGACCAACAGGTTGCGTTTCCCCATATTGCCGATGTTCCTTCCCTGGAGAGTTTGTCAAGAAAACATACCCCGAGTGACCGAAAAACACCGCTGGAGGATACAATCGCGGTGAAGGAGATGCAGGTAGGAAAGGTAAGTATTGGAGCGTTGCATACACTTGGGGAAGAGCGAAAACGAAATAATGGGTTAACGTACCTGGAGAGAAAACAGAGAGAACTGGAAGCCCAGAAAAAAGAGGCTGAAACCCATCCTCAACCAAAAGAAGAGGAAAAGCATAAGAAAGAGCCAGTTCAGCTCTCAGGGTTCCTGCAGGGTGCTTTGGAAGCGGTAGGAAAGGCCCCAAGGAAGAACAATGCACGGAGGAATGAACCCCAAGGCAAGGTAAAGAGCATGCTTGCTCAAGCCGTGGAGGAGCAACAAGGAAAGAGGGAAGAACCTCCTGCCAAACCCTCTCAACACATGAATGTCAGGGAACGTATTCTCTCGGTGCGGTATGAACCAAAGGAAAAGGAGGAGCGCCCCCCCAACCGGGAAGTAGCCGACCCCTTCTTCCGGCCCAATCAACCAAAGACAGAATCGCCACTTCCTGTCACTCCCAAATCTGAGATGACTCCAGAACCTGGTTTTGCACCCAAGAGTACTGCTCAGCCAACTGGTGGTGGTGAGCTGGTGGGAGAAGCGGTTCAGACAGAGAGCAAGGAGCATGAAGAAGATCCTTTGGAGAGTGCCAGTGGGGTGGGTGGTCTCTCCTCTAAGCGTGAAGGAAGTGCCCTGATAAATCGGAAGCGGATCACCTATCAGTATCCTGATGAATCCATCCTGGTTACCTATCCACAGATTGGTGATGTGGTCGATGAACAGACGGTCAACCAAGGGAAGCTTCTGGTTGCGACACTTGAACAGTTCAATATAAATGTAGAATTGACCAATATTGTACGTGGTCCTACTGTGACCATGTTTGAGTTGCTTCCTGCCCCAGGGGTGCGGGTGAATTCAATCGTGAACCTTTCTGACAACATTGCCCTCGCACTTGCTGCCACCCAGGTCCGTATCGTGGCACCCATCCCTGGAAAATCAGCTGTGGGTGTTGAGATCCCCAATATCAAGCGGGATATCATTGGTTTCCGCGAAATGCTCCCCTCGTTGACTGCTTCATTGGGTATTCCCATGGTCTTGGGACGTAGCCTGATGGGGGACCCTGTGGTAGTCGATGTGATCAAGGCACCGCATCTCCTGATCGCCGGTAGCACCGGAAGTGGTAAGAGTGTATGTGTAAACTCCTTGATCTGTTCGGTTCTGTTCAGGCGTAGTCCAAAGCAGGTAAGGATGATCTTGGTCGATCCAAAAATTGTAGAGTTGAATATTTATAATGGGATTCCTCACCTGCTCACTCCCGTCATCACTGATGCGAAAAAGACCCTGAAGGCACTTGATTTTTGTCTCTATGAGATGGATAGACGGTACAAACTACTGCAAGCATTAAGTGTCAGGAATATCATCGGGTATAACGAGAAGATAGAAAGTAGTCGCCTCGCCCGTGAGAAACTTCCCTATATCCTGGTGGTTATCGATGAATTTGCAGATTTGATGCATCTTGTTGGTAAGGACATGGAGAGCAAGGTCAGTCGTCTTGCTGCCATGAGCCGTGCGGTGGGTATCCACTTGGTCTTGGCTACCCAGCGTCCTTCTGTTGATGTTATCACCGGCGTGATCAAGAACAATATTCCAACCCGTATTGCCTTTGCTGTTACCAGTTCTACCGATAGTCGAATCATCCTTGATGAACCTGGTGCAGATAAGCTGCTTGGAAAGGGTGACATGTTGTATATGTCCAGCAGCAGTCCTGCAACTGAACGGATACAGGGCTCCTTCCTCAGTGACAATGAAGTGGAACAGGTTGTTGCCTTTGTGAGTTCGCAAGGTGAGCCTGAATATATCGACGAGTCGTTCTTCGAGGACGATGAGCCGAAGGCAAGTGAGAGCAGTGATGATGATGCTGCTGATTCAAACGATGATGAAGAGTTGATGGAGAGAGCCCTCGCGATTGTCGTTGAACGCAAGTGTGCATCAGCCTCCTATTTGCAACGTCGTCTGAAGATAGGGTACAACCGCGCTGCCCGTATGGTTGAGCAGATGGAAGAGCTGGGCTATGTTGGGCCCCCCAATGGGAGCAAACCCCGCGAATTGATCAAGTACCCCTAG
- the rsmG gene encoding 16S rRNA (guanine(527)-N(7))-methyltransferase RsmG, which produces MSGKYAALIQEGLDAMQLVWSDEQLLQLQRYIAEVELFNPVYKLVGAAGKELVIRHIFDSLAAVSPISEIARKYENPCFADLGSGAGLPGIPLAIALENYSFTLVERMERRVNFLRNALVATGLSERVQIVSQDLKQVRQKFDVITFRAFRPLVEILDLVDPILSDGGVVCAYKGVLDQVEAELDQVASQCKSRWSAQYIPLTVPQLDANRTLCVLTKI; this is translated from the coding sequence TGGTATGGTCCGATGAACAGTTGCTCCAATTGCAGCGGTATATTGCAGAGGTTGAGCTTTTTAATCCCGTTTACAAGTTGGTTGGAGCTGCGGGAAAAGAGTTGGTCATCCGCCATATTTTCGATAGCCTGGCCGCAGTCTCTCCAATCAGTGAAATCGCCCGGAAGTATGAGAACCCCTGCTTTGCAGATCTTGGTTCAGGTGCAGGTCTACCCGGGATTCCCTTGGCAATAGCTCTGGAAAATTACTCCTTCACCTTGGTGGAGCGGATGGAGCGACGGGTGAATTTTCTGCGAAACGCTCTTGTAGCGACCGGTCTCTCTGAACGGGTGCAGATTGTCTCCCAGGACTTGAAACAGGTACGCCAGAAGTTCGATGTGATTACCTTCCGGGCTTTCAGGCCTTTGGTGGAAATACTTGATCTTGTGGACCCCATCCTCAGTGATGGTGGTGTAGTCTGTGCATACAAAGGCGTGCTAGACCAGGTTGAAGCAGAGCTGGACCAAGTTGCATCACAATGCAAAAGTAGGTGGAGTGCCCAGTATATCCCTCTCACGGTTCCCCAATTGGATGCAAATCGCACGCTTTGCGTTCTCACAAAGATTTGA